One segment of Panicum virgatum strain AP13 chromosome 3K, P.virgatum_v5, whole genome shotgun sequence DNA contains the following:
- the LOC120701279 gene encoding uncharacterized protein LOC120701279: protein MAMEELDEFEVLWPETCCHTSEPPPRASPAPVQPSSEAPAAARSRPVDVPNPKAARARRWDGPRDDGDRRDDDRGGGKANIVPPHLLVSGRRRSETAWTLRASSGPPPCKQARDLRQLRTSVLRMTGFIEG, encoded by the coding sequence ATGGCGATGGAGGAGCTCGACGAGTTCGAGGTGCTCTGGCCGGAGACCTGCTGCCACACGAGCGAGCCGCCGCCGAGAGCGTCGCCTGCGCCGGTGCAGCCGTCGTCCGaggcgcccgccgcggcgcgctctCGCCCCGTGGACGTTCCCAACCCCAAGGCCGCCCGGGCGCGCCGGTGGGACGGGCCGAGGGACGACGGTGACCGTCGTGATGATGACCGCGGCGGCGGGAAAGCTAATATCGTTCCGCCGCACCTGCTGGTGTCCGGCAGGCGGCGGTCGGAGACGGCGTGGACGCTGCGAGCGTCGTCCGGCCCGCCGCCGTGCAAGCAAGCGCGCGACCTGCGCCAGCTCCGCACCTCCGTGCTGCGGATGACCGGCTTCATTGAAGGATAA